DNA sequence from the Halococcus salifodinae DSM 8989 genome:
GTGGCGATGCGAGCCGGCAGCCGTGCCATCGAATACATCCAACAACACGACCTACTCGCCCATGCGCGCGACCTCGGTGCGGACATCCGCGCACGTCTGAAGGATGTCGCCGACGGCAACAGCCATCTCGGCGAAGTTCGCGGAAGGGGACTGTTCATCGGCGCGGAGTTCGTGGATGACAACGGGGATCCGGATTCAGCTATCGTCGATTCGATTCAGCAGTACTGCTACGAGCACGGTGTCCTCGTCTGGACTGCCGGACGTCATGGAAACGTGTTGCGGCTCCTGCCGCCGCTGGTCCTCACCCATGACCTCGCCGACACCGCACTTGATGTCGTCGCTGATGCCATCGAGCAGGTGACGACAGCCGAACAGCCAACCGCCTGAGATCCCGCGATGACCGAACGAATCACCACCGACGACGCGCCGCGAAATGATAACCCCTACTCGCAGGCCGTCCGCGCCGGCGACACGCTTTACGTCTCGGGCTACGGCCCGGTTGACCCCGCGACCAGCGAGGCGGTTGCAGGTGATGTTGGAGCACAGACCGAACAGGTTCTCGAAAACGTCGATCGCACCGTCGCGGCCGCGGGTGGTTCGCTCGCCGACATCGTGAAAACGACGGTCTATCTCACCGATCTCAACGACTACGACGCGATGAACGACGCCTATAGGGCCCGGTTTGCCGCAACGCCGCCCGCTCGCGTCTGTGTCGAGGTGTCCCGCCTGCCGGACGACGTCGGCATCGAGATGGACGCCATCGCGTATCTCGGCGACTCGTAAGCCTGCGATCGTAGTCGGCCGGTCTCCTCCCCCATCGAGGCTAGCACTGATTCACGGAGTCTCCCTTCGATGCATCCAGCAACGCGACGGTGAAGTCACTCTGAGTAGGCAATGATAGCGATTGCGAACAGGAATTGACGAGTATCTCAGGGAGCCTCTATAGCGCCGCCGACGATGGTTTCCGATACCGGAGGACCGTGCGGGCCGCTTCATTAACACGAAGCGTTTACACCGGGTACGAAATCCCGTAAGGTTTAACAGGGTCTTTCCCGATGAAGTGGTAGAGGTACCCAGATGACACGGTACACAGGCACATGGCCGTTCGGCGGTGGTATCGAAACGAGCGTTCGGCGCTGGCCCGACTCACACGGATCCTCGGGCGACCGACCGCCCCGAACCGGGATGACCCCGCGATCAAGGAATCGCTGGGGGCACTGTCCCGAAACCGAGAGGTCTGAAACGGAGTGTGATGCGCCGTGAGCAGCTCCGATATGGGGCCCATTGAGGAGTTTCGCGACGAGGTAGAGCCAGTGATCTTCGCCTTCGGTGCGGGCATCACGCTGCTGTTCGTCGCCGTGTTCGCGCTGGCTCCGGAGACGGCCGCGACGGTCGTTTCGGGGGCCAACCAGTTCGTTCTCGCGCACTTCAACTGGGCGTTCCTCGTCATCATGCTGTTTTTCCTGCTGTTCCTGTTTTTCCTGATTCTCGGCCCGTGGGGAAGTCTCCGATTCGGTGACGAGTCGCCGGAGTTCAGCTTCTTTTCGTACTTCACAATGATGTACTCGGCGGGGCTTGCGGCGGGAATCGTCTTCTGGGGTCCGGCCGAAGCGCTCATCCACTATGCGAACGTGCCCCCGCTCTACGGCGGGGTGGCCGCCGAATCAACGGCTGCGATGCCGATTGCAGTACAGTACGCGGTCTTCCACTG
Encoded proteins:
- a CDS encoding RidA family protein, with amino-acid sequence MTERITTDDAPRNDNPYSQAVRAGDTLYVSGYGPVDPATSEAVAGDVGAQTEQVLENVDRTVAAAGGSLADIVKTTVYLTDLNDYDAMNDAYRARFAATPPARVCVEVSRLPDDVGIEMDAIAYLGDS